The genomic region GATCGGTGTCATAGCGGAACCTTCCTTTTTCTCTAATTTTCCCTATTTTCCCTGCTTATCATACCAGATAAGGAATGGTGATGAAATGGGTTTCAGTGACGGGCGAATGATTTCACACTGGACCAATAGAAGTTCCGGATATGACATTCATACGTGAATTGTTCGATGCATTACTCATTAGCGTCATTATTTTCACAGGACATGTTTGCTTTTCTTTATTTCCCCTTCTAATCTGCGTTTATGGTCCATATATTAAATTGTAAGCGAATTCATTGGGATTAGAGGAGTGTGAACAACGTCATGATCATTCAAGTCAGTCCGCTGGCAGAAGCAAGACTTACTGAAAAGCTGGGAGATCGACCAGGCTATTTCAAATTGTTTTATGATACCGATGGATGCGGTTGTGACGGAATTGCGGTGCTTCTGATCTTGAACGAGCCGGATAGCGATGATGTTACCGTAGAAGCCGGTTCGCTTCCCTTTGTAATCAACAAACAGCAGCAGATTTACTTTGAACCCTGTCTGCGTCTGCAATCCGAGCACAGTTTCCCTTCATTTCGACTGAGTAGCGATTCCATGATCTATGGCAGTAATGTCAAAGTCCATGATCTACGAGATACTGCAGACATAGCTCCTCAACCCACTGGATGGTTTGTACGATAAACGTTGAATTCACACTATAATCAAAACCTCCCAATCCCACGTTTTCTGCGGGACGAGAGGTTTTTTATCAATTTCGAACGAGTTAATTAAGCACTATTCTTGTAAACATTTCATCTTCGTGCAGGCCTCTGTACCTCTCCCGCTCTATTTCCAACAATTTTTCAGGACCAAAAGGTGACAGCTTGATTAATCTCTCTAATGAGATTGAAATTACTGAATGAAATACTAAGGTGTACTGCTATTTCAAAAAAATAAAAAAGTCACTAATATAGCGACCTTTCAATGGTGACCATTTAATCCTTGCTAATTCTAATTATTATTTAGAACTAGATGTTAATTGCTTGAATTAAA from Paenibacillus sp. FSL R5-0341 harbors:
- a CDS encoding iron-sulfur cluster biosynthesis family protein — translated: MIIQVSPLAEARLTEKLGDRPGYFKLFYDTDGCGCDGIAVLLILNEPDSDDVTVEAGSLPFVINKQQQIYFEPCLRLQSEHSFPSFRLSSDSMIYGSNVKVHDLRDTADIAPQPTGWFVR